One genomic window of Pungitius pungitius chromosome 11, fPunPun2.1, whole genome shotgun sequence includes the following:
- the fbl gene encoding rRNA 2'-O-methyltransferase fibrillarin, with the protein MRPGFTPRGDRGGRGRGGFGDRGGRGGFGDRGGRGGFGDRGRGGFRGRGGSFRSPDGGGFRGRGGGRGGPRGRGGRGGFGAGRKVTVEPHRHEGVFICRGKEDALVTKNMVVGDSVYGEKRISVEEGEVKIEYRAWNPFRSKLAAAILGGVDQIHIKPGAKVMYLGAASGTTVSHVSDIVGPEGLVYAVEFSHRSGRDLLNVAKKRTNIIPIIEDARHPHKYRMLVGMVDVIFADVAQPDQTRIVALNAHNFLKNGGHFVISIKANCIDSTAPPEVVFASEVKKMSAENMKPQEQLTLEPYERDHAVVVGIYRPTPKKK; encoded by the exons ATGAGGCCAG ggTTTACTCCTCGTGGGGAccgtggaggaagaggacggggAGGATTTGGTGACCGCGGTGGACGAGGCGGATTTGGTGACcgcggaggacgaggaggatttGGTGACCGAGGACGCGGAGGCTTCAGAGGGAGAG gTGGATCATTCCGGTCTCCCGATGGTGGAGGATTTCGGGGTCGAGGAGGTGGACGAGGTGGCCCAAGAGGGAGGGGTGGCAGAGGAGGCTTCGGTGCAGggaggaaggtcacagttgagCCACACAGACATGAAG GAGTGTTTATctgcagagggaaggaggaTGCCCTGGTGACCAAGAACATGGTGGTGGGAGACTCGGTGTACGGAGAGAAGAGGATCAGTGTAGAA GAAGGAGAAGTGAAGATTGAGTACAGAGCCTGGAATCCGTTCCGCTCCAAGCTGGCTGCAGCCATCTTGGGCGGAGTGGACCAGATTCACATCAAGCCCGGTGCAAAGGTCATGTACCTGGGAGCAGCCTCTGGGACCACAGTGTCCCACGTCTCTGACATTGTTGGACCG GAGGGGCTGGTTTACGCCGTGGAATTCTCCCATCGATCGGGGCGTGACCTTCTAAACGTAGCAAAGAAACGCACAAACATCATTCCAATCATTGAAGATGCCCGCCATCCACACAAATACCGAATGCTGGTTG GCATGGTGGATGTGATTTTTGCTGATGTTGCCCAGCCCGACCAGACAAGAATTGTTGCTTTGAACGCTCACAACTTCTTGAAGAACGGGGGACACTTTGTTATCTCAATAAAG GCTAACTGCATCGACTCGACGGCGCCCCCAGAGGTTGTATTTGCCTCAGAAGTGAAGAAGATGAGTGCTGAGAACATGAAGCCTCAGGAGCAGCTCACGCTGGAGCCCTATGAGAGAGACCACGCCGTGGTGGTTGGCATTTACAG ACCGACGCCAAAGAAGAAGTGA